One window of Thermocoleostomius sinensis A174 genomic DNA carries:
- a CDS encoding MlaD family protein, producing MRSRTIREGSVGLLFLLGLTLFGGLILWIRGFDLNRRGYRFTIEFTNIAGMELGAPVRYRGVAVGRTVAVRPAANIVAVDVEVKPATLLIPQNSIIQVIQTGLIGETYIDIEPQVSLPPDMVASNPLSDTCDSSTVICNGDRLEGLSGVNFSELIGSITRFTNLFSNPEIVGEIRTLTRNSADAADGVAELSREVSSLSQVVRQELGQLSDTANGSVASVGRAADTIALTAAQVDELITSNRTVLISTLDNINGTTQELQTILGSLSPMLEEGGFVTNLESLSINAAEASTNLRNLTEAVGSSENLLLLQQTLDSARATFQNVQKITADLDELTGDPNFRDDVRDLINNLSNLMSATQTLQQRAQLAQMLDSADVTLRSSPWQPTNLPLLETGIAPVESDIPVSTEFSASPRRADRNRNQQTPTRPRHSPSRSTISPASSLD from the coding sequence ATGCGATCGCGAACGATTCGAGAAGGCTCAGTTGGGTTATTGTTTTTGTTGGGATTGACGCTATTCGGCGGACTCATCCTCTGGATTCGAGGCTTTGATTTGAATCGACGGGGCTACCGTTTCACGATCGAATTCACAAATATCGCTGGAATGGAATTGGGGGCCCCGGTGCGGTATCGTGGCGTGGCCGTGGGCAGAACGGTGGCTGTACGTCCCGCTGCCAACATTGTGGCGGTGGATGTAGAAGTCAAACCAGCCACCTTACTGATTCCTCAAAACTCCATCATTCAGGTGATTCAAACAGGCTTGATTGGCGAAACCTACATTGACATTGAGCCGCAGGTTAGTTTGCCCCCCGATATGGTGGCGAGCAATCCTTTGTCCGATACCTGCGACAGTAGCACAGTGATTTGTAATGGCGATCGACTAGAAGGATTGTCGGGTGTGAATTTCAGTGAACTGATTGGTTCCATCACCCGCTTCACCAATTTATTCTCCAATCCTGAAATTGTCGGTGAGATTCGCACGTTAACGCGCAACTCGGCCGACGCAGCCGATGGTGTGGCTGAGTTGTCTCGCGAGGTGTCTAGCTTGTCTCAAGTGGTGAGGCAGGAGTTAGGGCAACTGTCGGATACAGCCAATGGTAGCGTAGCCTCGGTGGGACGCGCTGCTGATACGATCGCTCTGACAGCCGCTCAAGTTGATGAATTAATTACCAGTAACCGTACCGTTCTCATCAGTACCCTGGACAATATCAACGGCACCACGCAAGAACTGCAAACAATTTTAGGTAGTTTGTCGCCCATGCTAGAAGAAGGCGGATTCGTCACTAATCTAGAATCGTTGTCGATCAATGCGGCCGAAGCGTCAACGAATTTGCGCAACCTAACCGAAGCCGTAGGCAGTTCCGAAAATCTACTGCTGCTGCAACAAACCCTTGATTCGGCCCGCGCCACGTTTCAAAATGTGCAAAAAATTACGGCAGATTTAGATGAATTGACGGGTGATCCCAATTTTCGGGATGATGTGCGCGATTTGATTAATAATCTCAGCAATTTGATGTCTGCGACCCAAACCCTGCAACAGCGGGCCCAATTAGCTCAAATGCTGGATTCAGCCGATGTCACGCTTCGTTCGTCCCCATGGCAGCCAACAAACCTTCCTCTTCTTGAGACTGGAATTGCTCCGGTGGAGTCTGACATCCCTGTGTCAACCGAATTTTCTGCATCACCGCGTAGAGCCGATCGCAATCGCAATCAGCAGACTCCAACTCGTCCTCGTCATTCCCCGAGTCGATCGACCATTTCACCTGCCTCATCGCTCGATTGA
- a CDS encoding ABC transporter ATP-binding protein — MAEPLIELRDVSKAFGNNVVLDQVNLTIYRGEALGIIGPSGTGKSTILRVMAGLLEPDSGEIYLRGQLRRGLVEDSRGSLGISLVFQNSALFDSLTVDENVGFLLYQHSHLPRHRIRQLVEDKLEMVGLPGTGHLYPAELSGGMRKRVSLARAIMENPENPAENPEVLLYDEPTAGLDPIASTIIEDLIRDLQHRQGGCGTYAIVTHQHSTIRRATDRIVFLYQGKVKWQGQVEDVDTTDDPAVQQFFSGSVEGPIQVMS, encoded by the coding sequence ATGGCCGAACCACTAATTGAACTGAGGGATGTAAGCAAAGCCTTCGGGAACAATGTTGTGTTAGATCAAGTCAATCTAACGATCTATCGAGGTGAAGCGCTGGGAATCATTGGCCCATCGGGTACAGGAAAATCCACAATCTTGCGGGTCATGGCTGGATTGTTGGAACCTGATTCAGGGGAAATCTACCTTCGGGGACAGTTGCGCCGAGGGTTGGTAGAAGACAGTCGAGGAAGCCTTGGCATCAGTTTGGTCTTTCAAAATTCTGCGCTGTTTGATTCCTTAACGGTGGATGAAAATGTCGGGTTTCTGCTCTATCAACATTCTCATTTGCCCCGCCATCGAATTCGACAACTAGTGGAAGACAAATTGGAAATGGTAGGACTACCGGGAACAGGGCATCTCTATCCAGCAGAATTATCGGGAGGAATGCGAAAGCGAGTGAGTTTGGCCCGCGCCATCATGGAAAACCCAGAGAATCCGGCTGAGAATCCGGAAGTTTTGCTCTATGATGAGCCAACGGCCGGACTCGATCCAATCGCCTCTACCATTATTGAAGACCTGATTCGCGATCTGCAACATCGGCAAGGCGGCTGCGGTACGTATGCGATTGTGACGCATCAACACAGCACCATTCGTCGCGCGACCGATCGCATCGTGTTTCTTTACCAAGGTAAAGTGAAGTGGCAAGGGCAAGTCGAGGATGTTGATACAACAGATGATCCTGCCGTTCAACAATTCTTCAGTGGCAGCGTGGAGGGGCCTATTCAAGTGATGAGCTAG
- a CDS encoding gluconeogenesis factor YvcK family protein — translation MSNGLIKQALAVLKQESRSRTPHRVNRWFKWLAPGLLIKRWLLISAVGFVFVGLGLAIWSNLTPIFYLSELIRYLLRELTELLPNYVSGPIAVIAGLLLIFWGQTRSLGAITEVLMPEGDEELVDRLMAHRRLHRGPKIVVLGGGTGLSTLLRGLKTYSANITAIVTVADDGGSSGRLRREIGVLPPGDIRNCLAALADEEKLLTELFQYRFRAGEGLNGHSFGNLFLTVMSEVTGDLEQAIAASSKVLAIRGQVLPSTLTDMRLWAELADGRIIEGESNITKAAGKIVRIGCTPTNPPALPKALQAIAEADYIVIGPGSLYTSIIPNLLVPDIAAAIARRKVPRVYVCNIMTQPGETDGFTVSDHIRTIDEVCGAQLFDVVLVQKTSPSAQSLIRYAQEGSHPVYFDREAVGLLGRRAIVANVMDEDEQGLLRHSSERLARILLRWYTRTQGL, via the coding sequence ATGTCAAACGGTCTTATTAAACAAGCTCTAGCTGTCCTTAAACAAGAGTCTCGCTCCCGAACTCCTCATCGCGTTAATCGTTGGTTTAAGTGGCTAGCCCCCGGATTACTCATCAAGCGATGGCTGTTGATAAGTGCGGTAGGATTTGTGTTTGTGGGGTTAGGTCTGGCAATTTGGTCAAACCTGACCCCGATTTTCTATCTCAGTGAACTAATTCGCTATTTGCTGCGAGAACTGACTGAACTATTGCCCAATTATGTCAGCGGGCCGATCGCCGTTATTGCTGGATTGTTGCTAATTTTTTGGGGACAGACCCGCAGCCTTGGGGCCATTACCGAAGTCCTCATGCCGGAGGGTGATGAAGAACTAGTCGATCGCCTCATGGCCCATCGTCGGTTGCATCGCGGCCCCAAAATTGTGGTGCTGGGTGGTGGCACTGGGCTTTCCACATTGCTGCGTGGACTGAAAACCTACAGTGCTAATATTACGGCGATTGTCACGGTAGCGGATGATGGTGGGTCATCAGGACGCTTGCGGCGAGAAATCGGCGTGTTGCCACCGGGCGATATTCGCAACTGCTTGGCAGCACTAGCCGATGAAGAAAAATTGCTGACGGAACTGTTTCAATATCGGTTTCGAGCGGGTGAGGGGCTGAACGGCCATAGCTTTGGCAACTTGTTTTTGACGGTGATGAGTGAAGTAACGGGCGATCTGGAGCAAGCGATCGCCGCGAGTTCAAAAGTCCTGGCAATTCGTGGTCAAGTCTTGCCCTCTACCCTTACCGACATGCGGCTGTGGGCCGAACTGGCAGATGGACGCATTATCGAAGGAGAATCCAACATTACCAAAGCGGCTGGCAAAATTGTACGCATTGGTTGCACACCGACCAATCCACCAGCCCTCCCCAAAGCCCTGCAAGCCATTGCTGAAGCTGATTATATTGTTATCGGCCCTGGTTCGCTTTATACCAGCATTATTCCGAATCTATTGGTTCCAGACATTGCTGCCGCGATCGCTCGCCGCAAAGTTCCACGGGTGTATGTCTGCAACATCATGACGCAACCGGGTGAAACCGATGGCTTTACGGTCTCAGATCACATCCGTACAATTGATGAAGTTTGCGGTGCCCAATTGTTTGATGTGGTGCTGGTACAGAAAACCTCTCCATCTGCCCAGTCCCTCATTCGCTATGCTCAAGAAGGCTCCCATCCAGTCTATTTTGATCGGGAAGCAGTGGGCTTGTTAGGACGACGGGCTATTGTGGCCAATGTCATGGATGAAGATGAACAAGGATTGCTGCGGCATAGCTCTGAGCGCTTAGCCCGAATTTTGCTGCGTTGGTACACTCGAACTCAAGGGTTGTAG
- a CDS encoding DUF3177 family protein yields MSEALLRSLVWMDYRLAVLFTVIFPLVLLIWALVKRAEAMQRLLIIYWRVASLLAITIYLMIGGFPFSFIPAVAARVLIPIGLWFWVDLNEEIDDQRRTPLKLAFTSWRWAVTVYCVLGVLATLPFLQCAFSTETFASPFCQVWLEAPIGFKNFFHPKVNNEGFLGFLGIVGLIIYVLYLSYFVVFRLGKQGRTAVEQ; encoded by the coding sequence ATGTCTGAGGCGTTGTTGCGATCGTTGGTTTGGATGGATTATCGCCTAGCGGTCTTGTTTACAGTGATTTTTCCGCTGGTTTTGCTGATTTGGGCCCTTGTGAAACGGGCAGAAGCGATGCAGCGGCTGCTGATTATCTACTGGCGTGTGGCCAGTTTACTCGCTATTACTATCTATCTGATGATTGGTGGATTTCCATTTAGCTTTATTCCAGCCGTGGCGGCCCGGGTGCTGATTCCGATCGGGCTATGGTTTTGGGTAGATCTCAACGAAGAAATTGACGATCAACGCCGCACTCCGCTGAAGCTAGCGTTCACCTCGTGGCGATGGGCGGTTACGGTCTACTGTGTGTTAGGTGTGTTGGCGACCCTTCCATTTCTTCAGTGCGCCTTTTCTACCGAAACGTTTGCCTCACCGTTTTGTCAAGTGTGGCTGGAGGCACCAATCGGCTTCAAGAATTTCTTCCATCCCAAAGTCAATAATGAAGGCTTTTTAGGGTTTCTCGGAATTGTAGGATTAATTATCTATGTCCTCTACCTGTCCTATTTTGTGGTCTTCCGGTTAGGCAAGCAAGGACGCACAGCGGTAGAGCAGTAG
- a CDS encoding DUF7734 family protein, with the protein MNRSIGFRLEQYTLKRPQEVLLVTAEIAGERDQVAIFRGFSSSLMRSTHPDPDVPVLPEEAQIVTIDRLQSPYNPASPRYIQQGLSLEEMQTLLAEVQV; encoded by the coding sequence ATGAACAGGTCGATCGGATTTCGCTTAGAGCAATACACGCTGAAGCGCCCGCAAGAAGTGCTGTTGGTGACGGCTGAAATAGCGGGTGAACGAGATCAGGTGGCCATTTTTCGTGGGTTTTCCAGTTCACTGATGCGCTCTACCCACCCCGACCCGGATGTGCCCGTTCTACCGGAAGAAGCCCAAATTGTGACCATCGATCGGTTGCAGAGTCCTTATAATCCTGCCTCGCCTCGCTATATCCAACAAGGTTTGTCATTAGAAGAGATGCAAACACTTTTAGCAGAGGTGCAGGTTTAA
- the glmM gene encoding phosphoglucosamine mutase has translation MVLSSVPPTETAIAAPQTHSKPVRSNPVSPNSIQPSWGVVSLPSTRLFGTDGIRGRVGDLLTAPLALQVGFWAGQVLRRHHGEAGAIVMGQDSRNSSDMLAMALSAGLTAAGLEVWNVGLCPTPAVAHLTSTTPGAIGGVMISASHNPPEDNGIKFFNATGAKLSPELQSDMEAALRGNFSDYKPISASWGQQQHRADLVANYLESLQRPLLPQLTLSGLRIVLDLAWGAATYIAPRVFTEMGAEVICLHDRADGDRINVNCGSTHPQHLQATVQACGADIGFAFDGDADRVIAVDGQGRLVDGDYILYLWGQALKRTNQLPDNLIVSTVMANLGFERAWQRQGGTLIRTAVGDQYVHAEMQRRGAKLGGEQSGHILCPHYGVSGDGLLTALHLAALVQQTGTSLAELVNQSFQTYPQILRNVRVDDRERRLNWQQSDRLQQAIADAEAAMGDQGRVLVRASGTEPLIRVMVEAVSAELTHYWTESLVLAVQRYVG, from the coding sequence ATGGTGTTGTCTTCTGTGCCGCCGACTGAGACGGCGATCGCTGCGCCTCAAACCCACTCGAAGCCGGTGCGCTCGAATCCTGTTTCACCGAACTCGATTCAGCCCAGTTGGGGAGTTGTGTCATTGCCCTCGACTCGTTTATTTGGAACCGATGGCATTCGGGGACGGGTTGGCGATCTCTTGACCGCTCCACTAGCGCTACAGGTTGGCTTTTGGGCAGGACAGGTGCTTCGGCGGCATCATGGTGAGGCTGGCGCAATTGTAATGGGTCAAGACTCGCGCAATTCTAGCGATATGCTAGCGATGGCTCTGTCGGCTGGGCTAACGGCAGCAGGATTAGAAGTGTGGAATGTGGGTTTGTGTCCTACACCAGCGGTTGCTCATTTAACGAGTACAACCCCTGGGGCGATCGGGGGAGTGATGATTTCGGCTAGTCACAATCCTCCTGAAGACAATGGCATCAAATTCTTTAACGCAACCGGAGCTAAACTTTCTCCAGAATTGCAATCCGACATGGAAGCAGCCCTACGTGGTAACTTTTCAGACTACAAACCCATTTCGGCAAGTTGGGGACAGCAGCAGCATCGCGCCGATCTAGTGGCAAACTACCTCGAATCGCTTCAGCGACCCCTATTGCCCCAGCTAACGCTAAGTGGGTTGCGTATAGTTCTGGATCTAGCTTGGGGAGCCGCGACTTACATTGCTCCAAGGGTATTTACTGAAATGGGTGCCGAAGTCATCTGCTTGCACGATCGAGCGGATGGCGATCGAATCAATGTCAACTGTGGTTCCACCCATCCACAACACTTGCAGGCAACGGTTCAAGCCTGTGGAGCCGATATAGGATTTGCATTTGATGGCGATGCCGATCGGGTTATTGCTGTGGATGGACAAGGACGATTGGTAGATGGGGATTACATTCTTTACCTGTGGGGGCAAGCCCTGAAGCGAACCAACCAACTCCCCGACAACTTGATTGTGTCAACCGTGATGGCCAACCTTGGCTTTGAACGAGCTTGGCAGCGGCAGGGTGGCACTCTGATTCGGACAGCCGTGGGCGATCAATATGTTCATGCCGAAATGCAACGCCGAGGCGCAAAGCTGGGCGGCGAGCAGTCTGGACATATCCTCTGTCCCCATTATGGGGTGTCGGGTGATGGTTTATTAACGGCGCTACACTTGGCTGCGCTGGTTCAGCAAACAGGCACTAGCCTAGCTGAGTTAGTCAATCAAAGCTTTCAAACCTATCCCCAAATTCTACGCAATGTGCGCGTAGACGATCGTGAACGGCGGCTGAACTGGCAACAGAGCGATCGCTTACAGCAAGCGATCGCTGATGCAGAAGCAGCGATGGGCGATCAGGGACGAGTATTAGTTCGTGCCTCTGGAACAGAACCCCTCATTCGCGTCATGGTAGAAGCCGTGAGTGCTGAACTAACCCATTATTGGACTGAGAGTTTAGTGCTGGCGGTGCAGCGGTACGTCGGTTAG
- a CDS encoding permease, whose translation MLTANQLNNALTLFFSLMVEAIPFLLLGVLFSSALLLFVDERKLVAAVPRHPLLAALAGSLIGCLFPVCECGNVPVARRLIVQGAPSSMAIGFLLAAPTVNPIVFWATWTAFRDQPEVVFLRVGFTLLIASIVGWVFSTQADLRPLLQPTVTRAMPSQSTQARSSSTRSHGNGATTDSDLALLQSGTFLLGTGTQPQRLDDPAMLSTNLALSRPWTDRLPLMLDNVVQELRELGGVLILGAAIASIIQIAAPREVILGLGQNTITSILAMMLLACVVSICSTVDSFFALSFASTFTTGSLLAFLVFGPMIDLKNIALLWSVFRARAIIYLFVLAAQLTFLLSLLVNLYI comes from the coding sequence ATGCTGACAGCCAACCAGCTTAACAATGCGTTGACGCTGTTTTTTAGCCTAATGGTGGAAGCTATCCCCTTTTTGCTGCTCGGGGTGCTATTTTCTAGTGCTTTGTTGCTGTTTGTAGACGAGCGCAAATTGGTGGCAGCAGTTCCACGGCATCCTTTACTGGCAGCGTTGGCTGGTAGTTTAATTGGCTGCCTGTTTCCAGTTTGCGAATGTGGCAATGTGCCAGTGGCGCGGCGGCTGATCGTGCAAGGGGCCCCGTCGTCAATGGCGATCGGGTTTTTGTTGGCGGCTCCCACTGTGAATCCAATCGTGTTTTGGGCAACCTGGACGGCCTTTCGCGATCAGCCCGAAGTGGTATTTCTGCGAGTTGGCTTTACGTTGCTGATTGCCTCAATTGTAGGGTGGGTGTTTAGTACTCAGGCTGATTTGCGGCCGCTGTTGCAGCCAACGGTGACGCGAGCCATGCCCTCTCAATCAACTCAGGCGCGTTCCTCCTCAACTCGAAGCCATGGTAACGGCGCGACGACTGATTCAGACTTGGCGCTGCTGCAATCCGGTACGTTTCTGCTGGGAACCGGAACACAACCGCAGCGGTTGGATGACCCAGCTATGTTATCCACTAATCTGGCCTTGTCGCGCCCGTGGACAGATCGCCTGCCGCTGATGCTCGACAATGTTGTGCAAGAACTGCGGGAGTTAGGCGGGGTGCTGATTCTGGGAGCCGCAATCGCATCCATCATTCAAATTGCGGCCCCTCGCGAAGTGATTCTGGGATTGGGGCAAAACACCATCACCTCGATTTTGGCGATGATGTTGCTGGCCTGTGTTGTGTCCATTTGCTCGACCGTTGATTCATTCTTTGCCCTATCGTTTGCTTCTACTTTCACCACAGGCTCCCTATTGGCGTTCTTAGTCTTTGGGCCTATGATTGACCTGAAGAATATTGCCCTACTGTGGTCGGTGTTCCGAGCTAGAGCTATTATTTATCTGTTTGTTTTGGCTGCGCAATTAACCTTCCTGTTGTCTTTACTGGTGAATCTGTATATTTAG